The following proteins come from a genomic window of Archocentrus centrarchus isolate MPI-CPG fArcCen1 chromosome 3, fArcCen1, whole genome shotgun sequence:
- the LOC115778104 gene encoding SUN domain-containing protein 3-like codes for MLRRSSRLQSNGYYGCDGKPVISYKETMYRFFKKCKSHLRPRFDGSPDTELGTERYTPPYTRPYTELYTSLYKELDPAIDKPDQTGPANWPWRTMAFVLFFCSGPFLTLAVPTGFSITTVKKVFTGSSEDVWIHLKEVRGELEELKELRGQMKELKELQEELKEKMEFLHPLSDTMANFALERLGARILTEKTSESYPPEVPGLTLFGFTVVSAKRPPPVSPRTLLQGWAPNSPGQCWAFKGSKGQLSVELSHSIYVSHVSIGHIPKNISPYGTRSSALRMFSVFGKQNIEDPKIYLGTFEYDASGRPLQLFKMAGHERDVVKYLTLKIHSNWGNHNYTCIYSFRVHGKKALSDL; via the exons atGCTGAGAAGAAGCAGTCGTTTACAGTCAAACGGCTACTATGGCTGTGATGGGAAACCAGTCATCTCCTACAAGGAGACAATGTACAG GTTTTTCAAAAAGTGCAAATCTCATTTACGTCCCAGATTTGATGGATCACCAGATACAGAACTGGGTACAGAACGGTATACACCACCGTATACACGACCGTATACAGAACTGTATACATCACTGTATAAAGAACTTGATCCGGCAATAGATAAGCCCGATCAAACTGGTCCTGCAAATTGGCCATGGAGGACGATGGCTTTCGTCCTGTTCTTTTGTTCTGGACCCTTTTTGACTCTGGCTGTCCCCACTGGGTTCTCCATCACCACTGTGAAAAAG GTCTTCACTGGGAGCTCCGAAGATGTGTGGATACACCTCAAGGAGGTCCGAGGGGAACTGGAGGAACTCAAGGAGCTCCGAGGGCAAATGAAGGAACTCAAGGAGCTCCAAGAGGAACTCAAGGAGAAAATGGAGTTCCTTCATCCATTATCGGACACGATGGCCAATTTTGCCCTGGAGAGACTAG GAGCCAGGATATTAACTGAAAAGACTTCAGAGTCCTATCCTCCAGAAGTGCCAGGATTGACCTTGTTTGGGTTTACAGTGGTAAGTGCCAAACGGCCTCCACCTGTAAGCCCGAGAACCCTTCTTCAG ggATGGGCACCAAATAGTCCGGGGCAGTGCTGGGCCTTTAAAGGTTCAAAGGGACAGCTGTCAGTCGAGCTGTCCCACAGCATATATGTCAGCCATGTGTCAATCGGGCACATACCAAAGAACATATCCCCATATGGAACCAGATCAAGTGCTCTGAGGATGTTCTCAGTGTTT GGAAAACAAAATATCGAGGATCCAAAAATCTACCTGGGTACCTTTGAGTATGATGCCAGTGGAAGGCCACTTCAGTTATTTAAGATGGCG gGTCATGAAAGAGATGTGGTGAAGTACCTGACACTGAAGATACACAGCAACTGGGGCAACCACAATTATACATGTATTTATAGCTTTAGGGTTCATGGAAAGAAGGCACTCAGTGACCTTTAA